The Bdellovibrio sp. ZAP7 DNA segment CTTATCCAACTCCGCCTTCCATCTTGGGAAACCATTCGGGAAACTTCCCGCTTTCAAAGCCTGATCTATTTCTGCGTTCAGGGCTGCAATGGCTCCAAGCACATCTTCCTTTGAAGCTCCTACAAGGCCTACTGCTTTTAATAGCCGCTCTTCCAACTCATAATTCATCTGTAAAGCAAGTTCGGCAGCGGATTTCAACTCATCCTTGCCTCGGGCAACTTCATCTGCCATGGGGTTTAAAATCGCCAGTTTCACAGTTCTATTTTTGGTGGGAATGTTCAGAGCGACGATCTCACGAGACAGATTTTCCAGCCCACGATGAGAGGCGCTCGTTTTGCCCGTAATAGAGTTTTGATTAAAATCCATAGGAACTGGATCCAAAGTATCCACAATAAACTGATCTGTAATTAAACCCAATATATCACCAGGTTCCGGCTTAAAAGATGTCGTGACACTTTGGAACGGGGGCAATGAATAGTTGGAGGATTTCAAAGAAGGAATAACAATTCGCTGAATTCCCTTATCATCTTTATATTGATATAGCTTTATAAACGAGCCGCGAACACCAGCGGAGCCGTTGCAATTCTTATAACCTTTTGGCGATTCAGGCAATGCATACGCCAATTGAGGGTCTTTCGAAGGAACCCAACCTGGAAACAAAGGTGGCATTCCTTCGGCTGATAGCAATTGGCCCACTTTATATCGAGCATAATCAGAATTTGTGAAGCCAGCCTCGCGGGCTCTTTTGAAAAAATATTCGTGAGCTAATAATGCCGCTTTATTAAATTGATCAAGTTTCAACCAAAGACTTTTATCTACATACAAAGTTCCATCTTCGACGATACCCGCTGATTCATCCCAATAGGCGATTTGCACAATATGGCAACCTTTTGGCAACGCCAATGGGGAGTTGGCATCTTTGCTTGGATAGAGTGATGCTTGATCCGGCACAAATGAAATTTTTTGCGAAAAATCCGTCCAATACTTCGCATACCCAATTTCGATGTCACGTAAAGCGGGCCCATAGTAACGCTTCAATGCCGCAAGGATAAAGTTTACTGTCGCCTCATCTACCTTTTCAGTTCCTGCAGGACCAAGCCCTTGAGTTACCATCGTACGACGGTAATTGTATTGCGCTTCATACACATCACGAACCATCAATTTCCCGCGGAGATTTGTATCCGCCGTCTCGGCCGAGCACAGCACACCCTGTCCGCCACCACCGTCGCCAGTACCGCCCCCACCCCAACCGTCTGGGTCTGAGGTTCGTGTATTGCCACTGGCCTGGGAAGAAGGAGGCGGAGCTTGATTGATGGTTGTACTGCTGCCACCAGTGCAGGCTGTCTGAATCAAAAGCATTGCTGCGATGAAAAGGCGCAAAATGTCGCCCAAGTGTTTAGGGATTAACACTAAATAGGAATTAATACGACTTGGGAAACTTTTTGTATCCATACCCAGAGGTATTACAAAGTCTGTTCCAGCAAAAACAAAAAAGGCCGTCTCATTATGAGACAGCCTTTAAATGTAACCAGATATTTAATTAGTTCGTTGCAGATGCGTAGATAATAGAGCCACCTTTAATAGTGTCGATCACCTTAGTTCTGATGCTCATGGATACTGCCGGGCAGCCCCAGCTACGGCCTTGAGTAACATTGGCTTCAGACACATAGTCTGCGCCATGCACAACTACGGCTCTGGCGCGGGCATTGCTGTTTGATGAAGACAAGCCGTCCAAGCGCAAAGAGTATCCGTGAGAGCCCGAGTAAGTTTCAGCTGTTTTATAGATCCCTACCGAGCTGGCGTTAGATCCAGAAACGTTACTGAAAGAATTCGCGTAACCGTCATGATCAGGGTCAGAGCCTTTACCATGAGCCACTCGTACACTCCATACCTCACCCGTTTTCATATTGATAATATGAAAACGTTGTTTTCCCGAATATTTGCTGAAATCTAGTACAGACAAAACGTCGGTGTTTTTGACTTTGGCTAAATTCTTGTGGTAATAAAGGATCGCATTTTTCAACATCGTCTGATTGATCGTTTTACCAGTATCAACATATGAGTACTTTGCGATGATTTGAGCATCTGTCAACGTGCCGCTAGAAGTGCCACCCGATGAAGAATCAGTGCCTGAGCCTGTACTTGGTGCTTCCACCTCTGCTGGGGGAACTGCCTGAGCTGTGTCGCCGGCTGATTGTTCTGTGTCTGGATCGTCAGGTAAAACTGTAGAAGAGCTTTCGAAACCGCCTTTTGCACAGGCTGCCATTAGGAAAGTGACGGATAGTAATGCCAGAACATTCTTTGTTTTTTTGAATGTCATTTAAACCTCCGTGTTGGTTACACAGAGGTCTTCGGTGCGCTCATATTAGGACTTTAAAGATTTTTTTTGTGTCGCTATTTTCTACACGAGACTTTAGGGAAGTGTCGGAGTGATTTTCATTTAATCACAAACTGAAGTGCTGCCGGAAGGCGTGCATCCGAGTGCTTTTTGCATCTCAGGCTGCGCGAACAAAATTTTGTCAACACGACGGGAAATCTTAGGGTGTGGAACTTTCGTAGTATCCGCATAATCATCAGGATGCAGGAGTTGTTCTTTATAATCCGCGAACTGAGGGCAGTCATTTTTTAACGCCGCTTCGATACGGTTGATCGCAGCGACTTTGACGCTTTCACACTCAGAAGCTGCCGATGTGAGCTGCGCTTCAAACGCATAGGTCTTTGCCGCCGCAGGATCTTTAATTTCAGCAACTTTCTGAGCTAAAACTTTGGCAGACACCCAGTCAGCAAAGCCCTCTTGCATGTCTGCATTTCGTGAGAAATTTCGGCAGTAACGATACTTATCGAAATTCTGATCAACGACTTTGCGACGCTTGTCGTACTCTGCCTTTACCTCTGCTGACAAAGGGCCCAGGGATTTAGCATAATCTTTTTCTTCTTTGGTAATTGCATCTTTGATTTGCTGTTTAGAGTAATTCTTTGCACCCATGGAATCAGGTTTACTTAAGCAGCTTATAACTTCGGTAAAAGGATTTTTGCCGACCGCTACGGAATCGCCGGCAATTTCAGAATAAGCGTTGCACGGGTCAACGGCATGACCAATCTCATGCGAGAAAACTGAAAATATAGAAGCGTCTGGCATTCCCAGCATTTGCGGGCAGACCACGACAGTATTAGTGGTGGAATCATAACTGGCGCCCGGATAACCACATTCTCTTTCCAGCTCTCGCTTATCCGTAAACACGGGGCTTATCATCTTGATCGCTTTAATGCGTTTGATTTCCTGATCGATCTCTTTGGAGTTGCCGGCATTCTTTCTTGATTCCAGAAGATTTACGACCCGTGCCTGGGCATCCGCGAAAACTTTCTGCGTGCGTGCCAGCTCTGATTTATAGCGAGGATCCGATTTTTTAAGCTTAAGCGGATTTGCAAAAACATCCTGCGTGTCCACTTCGGGTAACGGCTGATCCAGACAAGCTCGCACCTGATCTACCAGGCGAATGAAAAAAGAGTTCGGAACAGTTTTGCCTTCGCTGTTTTTATAAAGATAAAAATTCTGACTTTGGTTGCGAAGGCTTTGGCAGTAGTCACCGTACTTGCAGCTCTTCACTTGTGAGGCCTCGCAGGCCACCGCCGACTTTTCACTTTGTTTTAAATCTTGTTGCAGCTTTTGCAGATTTTTGAAAAGCGCCTGATAGTCCGGCTCTGCCTGAGCAAACAAAGCTAAGGGTGTAAAAAACGTGACTGCAATAAGAGCGATAAACTTCATATTAAAAGCTTACCGCCATCTGGCGATCGGGTCTCGGCTAATCCCAAAATAAAGGTCTTAGGTCGAATCCAACTTCCGATTTTTTAGAATAATTCTCCTCAGATTTCCGAGAATCCGGAATCCGTCCACCCACGGACGCCTGTAACTGTCTGTTTTTACTTATTTTTGGGTTTTCCCTTCTCTGGTACGGAGATTGGAATATCGACCCAGCATTAGGAGAAATCATGAACAATCTAAAACTTATTACTGTTACTTCAGCCCTTTTGTTTTCAGCAAATAGCATTGCCTTCACGATACAACTTCCAACCCCTCCACCCATTCCAGGTGCTTCGGGACCGTGCTTTCCTCATGAGAAACCTCTCCCACTTCCAAAGTTTGAATTTCCGAAACTGAAACAAGATCAGTGCATCGGAATTTTATGCTCGACTCTATTGGAACAAATTGTTGCTCCAGGCAGAGCCCTATCCAGCACAGAGGTTGCAACTCAAATCCAATTGATCGAAAAAAACATCGCCGCCATCGAGATGCTGGAACAGGCCATGTCATACAGTGCGATCTTCGACTCTATTCAGGATTTACGCCTGCAAATTTCCTATCCACCAGAAGATCAAGCCATGCAGGAAGCTATGTCACGATTCAAACAAACTTATGCTGGAGACTACGAGAAAGCATTCACAGATCTAAATTTGGAGATCAAACAGATTAGCTCCGATTTTGAAATTTCGCGCGATGTTCTTTTCCGCAGTTTCATCCGAATGCTGACTCAAGGAGAAGTTTCCGTGCACAAATCAGTCAAAGAATACAAAAGCGAAAATGTACAACTACTAATCACATATCAAGAAATTTTAAACACACTTTCAAAATAAAAAGGAAAACTCTTATGAAAAAAAATATCATGACCCTATCAATTGCCACACTTCTTTCAACTCAAGCCTTCGCATTTGACATTAGTATTGGACCCATCCGTATCAAGGGTGATGATCCCCAAATCATCAAAGACGTCACCGAAGGGGCGAAACATCTTGGCGGTCAGATCTCCAATGGCGTTCGCGATACGATTGCAGCCGTGGGTAATGCGACAGGCATCACGAATATTATTGATAGCAATCGCGACACATTCTCTAAAATCGGCTCGGGCTATGCGTGCATCGTGACTTTATGCTACAGCGAAAAAATTAAAAAAGATCAGTTGGAGGAAGCTGAACGTGAAGCCAAGGCAAGTTGTGATGCCAAAGTAGCTGAAGCTACAAAAAATTACGCAAAAATGGGCAGTGAAGACCGCATTCAGGAACTGAAAGAACAGATGGAGCTTTATAAAAAACAAATCTCTATCATCAATCAACAAAAGACTCTTGTGGCCAACAGATTGAATGTGTTGAATGCAACCACCTCGGCAATCGCAACTCAGATGAAATGGCGCCAATCGATGGCAGAACATGGCGTTAGCACGCCACCGCCTTTGGCTGACCAGTTGATGAGAAATCCAACTGATAAATTTGAAATCACTTTTGCTCAAAACCAACAACAAGCTTTGGATCAGGTAAATGCAGATATCGATGCGCTTTCTAACGCTTCCAAGCGCACTCGTGCGGATTTGATGGCTGACTTTCTTTACATGTTAAGAACGGAATCATTGGTAAAATTGACGGAGATCATTGCTGCGGAAAAAGCCAGCACCAACCAGGAGCTTGCAACTCTTGATCTGAAATACACTGAAGCACAAACAGGTCTTGCAAGTGCAAGCGCATACTACGCACAGGAAACTCAAAACAAATGAAAAAACTAATATTTCCACTAATATTTCCACTGACACTTTTGATCTCGTCCCGCTCTCTGGCCATGAGTGATATCGATCGGGCCATTCTTTTCGGTGCCAATGCAGCTTCGATGGGAACATTCATCGCGCAAATGGAAGGCGAGATCGCCATGATCAAACTCGATTACGAAAAAAGGTTTGCGCAGTTCGAATCGGACCTGGAAACAAATCGCAGGGATCTTTTAAAACAGACTTGGCAGAGAGAAATCGACCTGTACCGCAAGCAACAAGTGACTTACACAGATCTTCTACAGAAAGCGCAGTTACGGTCAAAATCTTACGATGAAGTGGTAAAAATTGTTGAAGGCCTTTACAAAGGCCTTCTTAAAAAAGAATTGATCGTCTCTGAAATTGCCAAGCTCAACGAAGAGTTCCCGGTCGCCGGAAAAGATCTGGAAGAAATTTTGAACTCGCATCAAGGCACAGATATCGCAAGCCTGAGCTCTGACCAATTTGAACAAGTATTGCTTTTGGCTTTGAATATCCGCGCTCGCTCCTCTGGGGCTGAACAAGATCTTCAGAATGAAATCGAATCTCTTAATACAAAAATTAAAACTTTGGAAAATGGATTGGCAGAACTAAAATGAAAACTCTTTTAACCTTCCTTATCTCCTGCTTTTATTCTGTAAATACTTTTGCGGCTTATTGGAATCCTGCTGTTACTTTGCCGGTGACGATCGTCGACATTAGCGCGAATCAATACCAATTCTATTTGGAC contains these protein-coding regions:
- a CDS encoding murein L,D-transpeptidase catalytic domain family protein — its product is MTFKKTKNVLALLSVTFLMAACAKGGFESSSTVLPDDPDTEQSAGDTAQAVPPAEVEAPSTGSGTDSSSGGTSSGTLTDAQIIAKYSYVDTGKTINQTMLKNAILYYHKNLAKVKNTDVLSVLDFSKYSGKQRFHIINMKTGEVWSVRVAHGKGSDPDHDGYANSFSNVSGSNASSVGIYKTAETYSGSHGYSLRLDGLSSSNSNARARAVVVHGADYVSEANVTQGRSWGCPAVSMSIRTKVIDTIKGGSIIYASATN